A stretch of the Azorhizobium caulinodans ORS 571 genome encodes the following:
- a CDS encoding biliverdin-producing heme oxygenase — protein sequence MDVLELERAPLRQESRAKRMKAATQAAHERIDRQIMAADPFASRENFGRFVRLQYRIHHAVDPLFRSPALAALLPDLAGRRRLDLVEQDAADLGVSLPELPAASDAPADVASALGWLYVVEGSNLGAAFLLKAAAKLNLNEDFGARHLAGHPAGRGLHWRTFTAALDAVPLSEADEARAVAGAEAAFAMVADRIAVEFA from the coding sequence ATGGACGTTCTTGAGCTGGAACGCGCGCCGTTGCGCCAGGAAAGCCGCGCGAAGCGCATGAAAGCGGCCACCCAGGCGGCCCACGAACGGATCGACCGCCAGATCATGGCCGCTGATCCCTTCGCCTCGCGCGAGAATTTCGGCCGCTTCGTTCGCCTGCAGTACCGCATTCACCACGCCGTCGACCCGCTGTTCCGCAGCCCGGCCCTCGCCGCGCTTCTGCCGGATCTGGCGGGCCGCCGACGGCTGGACCTCGTGGAACAGGACGCCGCCGATCTCGGCGTCAGCCTCCCTGAGTTGCCTGCGGCGTCGGACGCCCCGGCCGATGTCGCCTCCGCTCTCGGCTGGCTCTATGTGGTGGAGGGCTCGAACCTCGGCGCCGCCTTTCTGCTGAAGGCGGCCGCAAAGCTCAATCTCAATGAGGATTTCGGGGCGCGCCATCTCGCCGGCCATCCCGCGGGCCGCGGCCTGCACTGGCGCACGTTCACGGCGGCGCTCGACGCCGTTCCCCTCTCGGAGGCGGATGAAGCCCGCGCCGTTGCAGGCGCCGAAGCCGCCTTTGCCATGGTCGCCGACCGGATCGCGGTCGAGTTCGCCTGA
- a CDS encoding LysR substrate-binding domain-containing protein, with amino-acid sequence MSLSLRQVRYVVEVARLGSIQAASRELSISQSSILAAIDLAEADIGARMFMRRPSQGMRTTPAGERFIAAARGLLAAETEFVREIGSLADRPPRLIRIGCFLPFGPLFMPEVLRRLVARTGSIDISVMEADQLQLRDWLDTGHIDAAVTYEMGPPFAGEITRICKVPAHVLMRADDPLARLDAVPLAALAERPHILLDLPQTGAYLTSIVDMSGLGRRISFRTRSYDTVRAAVEAGFGLTILNLRPMTRVAADTPDLCRRPIADPLPPPNLIVIDPYGDRKPRFLKEFIAEMHAMFRELGPRRFAVAKPEEENELLPA; translated from the coding sequence ATGAGCCTCTCCCTCCGACAGGTGCGCTATGTGGTCGAAGTCGCGCGCCTCGGCTCCATCCAGGCGGCGTCCCGCGAACTCTCCATTTCGCAGTCCTCCATCCTCGCCGCCATCGATCTCGCGGAGGCCGACATCGGAGCGCGCATGTTCATGCGACGCCCGTCCCAGGGCATGCGTACCACGCCGGCTGGCGAACGTTTCATTGCCGCAGCGCGGGGCCTGCTGGCCGCGGAAACGGAGTTCGTGCGGGAGATCGGCTCGCTGGCGGATCGCCCGCCCCGCCTGATCCGCATCGGTTGCTTCCTGCCCTTCGGGCCGCTGTTCATGCCGGAGGTGCTACGCCGCCTGGTGGCCCGCACGGGCTCCATCGACATCAGCGTGATGGAAGCCGACCAACTGCAACTGCGCGACTGGCTCGACACCGGTCATATCGATGCCGCCGTCACATACGAGATGGGGCCGCCCTTTGCCGGCGAGATCACGCGGATCTGCAAGGTGCCGGCGCATGTGCTGATGCGCGCGGACGATCCGCTGGCGCGGCTCGACGCGGTGCCGCTGGCAGCCCTTGCCGAGCGCCCGCACATCCTGCTCGATCTGCCGCAGACCGGCGCCTATCTCACCTCCATCGTGGACATGTCTGGCCTGGGGCGGCGCATCAGTTTCCGCACCCGATCCTACGACACCGTGCGCGCGGCGGTGGAGGCGGGTTTCGGCCTCACCATCCTGAATCTGCGCCCCATGACCCGCGTCGCGGCGGACACGCCCGATCTCTGCCGCCGCCCCATCGCCGATCCCCTGCCGCCGCCGAACCTGATCGTGATCGACCCCTATGGCGATCGCAAACCGCGCTTCCTCAAGGAATTCATCGCGGAGATGCACGCCATGTTCCGCGAACTCGGGCCGCGCCGCTTCGCGGTAGCCAAACCGGAAGAGGAAAACGAACTCCTTCCCGCCTGA
- a CDS encoding amidase family protein, which produces MAGLSSFLAKDEGPQVAALTQAFARRTLSPVEVTEAALARAEEINPALNAFLSIDHERALAAARAAEARWANGTALSPIDGIPTTLKDIVWVKDWSVRYGSGTTPAQPYAEDAPSVRRLRSAGAVFIGLTSSPEFGWKAVTDSPACGITRNPHDPSRTPGGSSGGAAVAAAAGAGVLHLGTDGGGSIRVPSAFSGIAGLKPTFGRVPAFPASAFGTVAHIGPMARHAADLAPMLAAMSGRDLADWAQGAGALAPLGTRLHPDFPKGARIGVWSTPPCGAVDAPVAVAFQAALKVLEAQGAILEPIDLPRADRVTGVFEAHWYGGAAARLAAIPEDDRGGIDPGFLEIAAEGARQSAIDLMRAQAERGAFGAAMDALLESYDFIVSPGVAVLPFSAGALVPEGSGLKRWHLWAGFSFPINLSQQPAAVVPLASTAEGLPRSFQIVGARGADGAVLAAAEALEPLLKDAGR; this is translated from the coding sequence ATGGCCGGGCTTTCTTCGTTTCTCGCCAAGGATGAAGGACCGCAGGTGGCGGCCCTCACGCAGGCTTTTGCGCGCCGCACACTGTCCCCCGTGGAAGTGACGGAGGCCGCCCTCGCGCGCGCCGAAGAGATCAACCCGGCGCTCAATGCATTCCTGTCCATCGATCATGAGCGCGCGCTTGCCGCTGCGCGGGCGGCGGAAGCGCGCTGGGCCAACGGGACGGCGCTCTCGCCCATCGATGGCATTCCGACGACCCTCAAGGACATCGTGTGGGTGAAGGACTGGTCGGTCCGCTACGGCAGCGGCACGACGCCCGCCCAGCCCTATGCCGAGGATGCGCCCTCCGTTCGGCGCCTGCGCAGCGCCGGCGCGGTCTTCATCGGCCTTACCTCCTCGCCTGAGTTCGGCTGGAAGGCGGTGACGGACAGCCCCGCCTGCGGCATCACGCGCAATCCCCATGATCCCAGCCGCACGCCGGGCGGGTCCTCCGGCGGTGCGGCGGTCGCGGCCGCTGCGGGAGCGGGCGTGCTCCATCTCGGCACCGACGGAGGCGGCTCGATCCGCGTCCCCTCGGCCTTTTCAGGTATCGCCGGCCTGAAGCCGACGTTCGGCCGCGTTCCCGCTTTCCCCGCGAGCGCCTTCGGCACCGTGGCCCATATCGGTCCCATGGCTCGCCACGCCGCAGACCTCGCCCCCATGCTGGCGGCCATGTCGGGCCGTGATCTTGCAGACTGGGCGCAGGGAGCGGGCGCGCTGGCGCCGCTGGGCACGCGCCTTCATCCGGATTTTCCGAAGGGAGCGCGCATCGGCGTCTGGTCCACGCCCCCTTGTGGCGCCGTGGATGCCCCGGTGGCCGTGGCCTTCCAGGCCGCGCTGAAGGTGCTGGAGGCGCAGGGAGCGATTCTGGAGCCCATCGACCTGCCGCGGGCCGATCGGGTGACCGGCGTGTTCGAGGCCCATTGGTACGGCGGGGCCGCGGCCCGCCTTGCAGCCATTCCAGAGGACGATCGTGGCGGCATCGACCCCGGGTTCCTGGAGATCGCGGCGGAGGGCGCGCGTCAGTCGGCCATCGATCTGATGCGGGCACAGGCGGAGCGCGGGGCCTTCGGTGCCGCCATGGATGCCCTGCTCGAGTCCTACGACTTCATCGTCTCGCCGGGCGTCGCGGTGCTTCCGTTCAGCGCCGGGGCGCTGGTGCCAGAGGGGAGCGGATTGAAGCGCTGGCATCTGTGGGCCGGCTTCAGTTTCCCCATCAATCTCAGCCAGCAGCCGGCCGCGGTCGTGCCGCTGGCGTCCACGGCGGAGGGACTTCCGCGCTCCTTCCAGATTGTTGGCGCCCGCGGCGCGGACGGAGCGGTGCTGGCTGCAGCCGAGGCGCTGGAGCCGCTGCTCAAGGATGCCGGGCGATGA
- a CDS encoding GntR family transcriptional regulator — MPRAKHEVESGALGALAPEDLVSRIATALSEAIIGGRFAPGARLNEVHLAAEIGVSRAPLREAARLLENRGLVVSQPRRGFFVRDLTAAALDDAYDLRLCLERHAGLAVCATLTAEMAAALRTQAARIHETRSDPGRQVEEDFAFHRLICALSGNARLLRVYDELTDEMRFGITVIGHLYDDADVIARTHDPVLDALLSRDGERWCAAIDHHIGVARAHVVKLLAARESEESKG; from the coding sequence GTGCCGCGCGCAAAGCATGAGGTGGAGAGCGGAGCGCTCGGTGCGCTGGCTCCCGAGGATCTGGTCAGCCGCATCGCTACGGCCCTGTCCGAAGCCATCATCGGCGGGCGCTTTGCCCCCGGCGCCCGGCTCAACGAGGTGCATCTGGCCGCCGAAATCGGCGTCTCCCGTGCGCCGCTGCGCGAGGCGGCGCGCCTGCTGGAAAACCGCGGGCTGGTGGTTTCCCAGCCGCGCCGGGGCTTCTTCGTGCGCGATCTCACCGCCGCCGCGCTCGATGATGCCTACGACCTGCGCCTGTGCCTTGAACGCCATGCGGGACTTGCGGTCTGCGCGACGCTCACCGCCGAAATGGCGGCGGCCCTCAGGACGCAGGCCGCGCGCATCCACGAAACCCGCAGCGATCCCGGCCGGCAGGTAGAAGAGGACTTCGCCTTCCACCGCCTGATCTGCGCGCTCTCCGGCAATGCCCGGCTGCTGCGTGTCTATGACGAACTCACCGACGAGATGCGTTTCGGCATCACGGTCATCGGCCATCTCTACGACGATGCGGACGTGATCGCCCGCACCCACGATCCCGTGCTCGATGCGCTTCTCTCGCGCGACGGCGAGCGCTGGTGCGCGGCCATCGACCATCATATCGGTGTAGCGCGCGCGCATGTGGTCAAGCTCCTTGCCGCCCGCGAGAGCGAAGAATCGAAAGGCTGA
- a CDS encoding class II aldolase/adducin family protein, which yields MGAHVSLGSEQLAASARTDLAAAYRLLAHFKMDDSIFTHISAKAGVGEQFLINSYGTRFDEVKASELVTIDIDGTVLDDPRGHGINAAGFVIHSAIHGARPEIGCVLHTHTVAGVAVACMEEGLLPMNQWSLQFHDRIAYHDFEGIAVNLEERARLVADLGTHKAMILRNHGLLTCGRTVGEAFVLMHNLERACQAQVAALGTGRPIRLPPREIADLTARQYETWDDLHAASGAVDPEWAAFLRLTRAVAPDFEH from the coding sequence ATGGGCGCTCATGTGAGCCTGGGTTCGGAACAGTTGGCAGCCAGCGCGCGGACGGATCTCGCGGCCGCCTACCGGTTGCTCGCCCATTTCAAGATGGACGACAGCATCTTCACCCACATCTCCGCCAAGGCCGGCGTGGGTGAGCAGTTTCTCATCAATTCCTACGGCACGCGCTTCGACGAGGTGAAGGCATCCGAGCTCGTCACCATCGACATTGACGGCACGGTGCTCGACGATCCGCGCGGCCACGGCATCAATGCTGCGGGCTTCGTCATCCACTCCGCCATCCATGGCGCCCGGCCGGAGATCGGCTGCGTGCTGCACACGCATACTGTGGCCGGTGTGGCCGTTGCGTGCATGGAGGAGGGGCTTCTTCCCATGAACCAGTGGTCGCTCCAGTTCCACGACCGCATCGCCTACCATGATTTCGAGGGCATCGCCGTCAATCTGGAGGAACGCGCGCGGTTGGTGGCGGACCTTGGGACGCACAAGGCGATGATCCTGCGCAACCACGGCCTTCTCACCTGCGGCCGGACCGTAGGCGAAGCCTTTGTCCTCATGCACAATCTGGAGCGCGCCTGCCAGGCGCAGGTGGCGGCGCTCGGTACCGGCCGGCCGATCCGCCTGCCGCCGCGCGAGATCGCCGATCTCACTGCCCGCCAGTATGAGACCTGGGACGACCTCCACGCCGCCTCCGGCGCGGTCGATCCCGAGTGGGCCGCCTTCCTGCGGCTCACCCGCGCCGTGGCGCCCGATTTCGAACACTGA
- a CDS encoding ABC transporter substrate-binding protein, with amino-acid sequence MKAKLLGTLAASVALSVLAAGGAFAQQGTPKEGGRANVVIQPEPPGLMVGILQNAPTQMVAGNIYEGLLRYDEKLQPKPQLAKSWTISEDGKTYTFKLQPGVKWHDGKPFTAADVVFSADVFLRKTNPRTRASLAYVESITAPDDETVVFQLKQPFGPFIRMFEVGTMPMVPKHIYEGTDFLTNPANNTPIGTGPFKFGEWVKGSYIKLVKNKDYYEKGKPHLDEIYWHIIPDAAARAVAFETGKVDILPGGSVENFDIPRLAKTKNACITDKGWEFFAPQSWLWFNHRGGLTADPRFRKAVSYAIDRNFALDVLWNGMGAVSDGPFAQSTSFRDDKAVVKYPYDPAKAKALLKEMGYKGEPVRFTPMPYGETWLRWAEAIKQNLEDVGIKVEMVNTDVAGWNKKLGDWDFDISITFLYQYGDPALGVSRAYISSNIAKGSPFNNVGGYSNPEVDKLFAEGAVGFPDSERQKAYSAVQKKLTEDAVYDWLIDLKFPTLTHCNVKNLITTGIGVNDGFKDAWIE; translated from the coding sequence ATGAAAGCGAAATTGCTCGGTACACTTGCGGCGTCCGTCGCGCTTTCCGTCCTCGCCGCGGGCGGCGCATTCGCCCAGCAGGGCACGCCCAAGGAGGGCGGCCGCGCCAATGTGGTGATCCAGCCGGAGCCGCCGGGGCTCATGGTCGGCATCCTTCAGAATGCCCCGACCCAGATGGTCGCCGGCAACATCTACGAGGGCCTGCTGCGCTATGACGAGAAGCTGCAGCCGAAGCCCCAGCTTGCCAAGTCCTGGACCATTTCCGAGGACGGGAAGACTTACACCTTCAAGCTCCAGCCCGGCGTGAAGTGGCATGACGGCAAGCCCTTCACGGCGGCCGACGTGGTGTTCTCCGCCGACGTCTTCCTGCGCAAGACCAATCCGCGCACGCGCGCCTCGCTCGCTTATGTGGAGAGCATCACCGCGCCGGACGACGAGACGGTGGTGTTCCAGCTGAAGCAGCCCTTCGGCCCCTTCATCCGCATGTTCGAGGTCGGCACCATGCCCATGGTGCCCAAGCACATCTATGAGGGCACCGACTTCCTCACCAATCCGGCGAACAATACGCCCATCGGCACCGGTCCCTTCAAGTTCGGAGAATGGGTGAAGGGCTCCTATATCAAGCTCGTCAAGAACAAGGACTATTACGAGAAGGGCAAGCCCCATCTCGACGAGATCTACTGGCACATCATTCCGGATGCCGCGGCCCGCGCGGTCGCCTTCGAGACCGGCAAGGTGGACATCCTGCCCGGCGGGTCGGTGGAGAATTTCGACATTCCCCGCCTCGCCAAGACGAAGAATGCCTGCATCACCGACAAGGGCTGGGAGTTCTTCGCGCCACAGTCCTGGCTCTGGTTCAACCATCGCGGCGGCCTGACGGCGGACCCTCGCTTCCGCAAGGCGGTGTCCTACGCCATCGACCGCAACTTCGCGCTCGACGTGCTGTGGAACGGTATGGGCGCTGTATCCGACGGTCCCTTCGCCCAGTCCACGTCCTTCCGCGATGACAAGGCGGTGGTGAAGTATCCCTACGATCCCGCCAAGGCCAAGGCCCTGCTCAAGGAGATGGGCTACAAGGGCGAGCCGGTGCGCTTCACGCCCATGCCCTATGGCGAGACCTGGCTGCGCTGGGCCGAGGCCATCAAGCAGAATTTGGAAGATGTCGGCATCAAGGTCGAGATGGTGAATACCGACGTCGCGGGCTGGAACAAGAAGCTCGGCGACTGGGATTTCGATATCTCCATCACCTTCCTCTACCAGTATGGCGACCCGGCGCTGGGCGTTTCCCGCGCCTATATCTCCTCCAACATTGCCAAGGGCTCGCCCTTCAACAATGTGGGCGGCTATTCCAACCCCGAGGTGGACAAGCTGTTTGCCGAGGGCGCCGTCGGCTTCCCCGACAGCGAGCGCCAGAAGGCCTATTCCGCCGTCCAGAAGAAGCTGACGGAGGATGCGGTCTATGACTGGCTCATCGACCTCAAGTTCCCGACGCTGACCCATTGCAACGTCAAGAACCTCATCACCACCGGCATCGGTGTGAATGACGGCTTCAAGGACGCCTGGATCGAGTGA
- a CDS encoding ABC transporter permease codes for MQTLQFLLWRLAKGILVVLAIVILDFFLIHMAPGDPASVMAGESGATDEAFVQQLRVKFGLDQPLTTQLGLYLWGVVRLDLGFSHRQQMPVLDLVLDRLPATLLLTGAAFVFSLTLGVVLGAWAAAHKGRPLDRIITTVSLVFYAAPLFWMALMAVLIFSVWLDWLPAFGIRDVGGDAGLLDRTLDVARHLVLPAVTLGLFFTAVYVRMTRASMIEVARQDFVKTCRAKGLPERVILRRHVLRNAVLPVVTLAGLQAGQMVGGAVMTETVFAWPGIGRLMYEALIQRDYNLLLGVFVVSAAMVVVFNILTDLVYRMVDPRIEVSR; via the coding sequence ATGCAGACCCTGCAGTTTCTCCTTTGGCGGCTGGCCAAGGGCATCCTTGTGGTGCTCGCCATCGTCATTCTTGATTTCTTTCTCATCCACATGGCGCCGGGCGATCCGGCTTCCGTGATGGCCGGCGAGTCCGGCGCCACCGACGAGGCCTTCGTCCAGCAACTGCGGGTGAAGTTCGGGCTGGATCAGCCGCTCACCACGCAGCTCGGCCTCTATCTGTGGGGCGTCGTGCGGCTTGATCTCGGCTTCTCGCACCGCCAGCAGATGCCGGTGCTGGATCTGGTGCTCGACCGCCTGCCGGCGACCCTGCTGCTCACCGGCGCGGCCTTCGTCTTCTCGCTCACGCTCGGCGTCGTCCTCGGCGCGTGGGCGGCGGCCCACAAGGGGCGTCCCCTGGATCGCATCATCACCACCGTTTCGCTGGTGTTCTATGCCGCGCCGCTATTCTGGATGGCGCTCATGGCCGTGCTCATCTTCTCCGTCTGGCTCGACTGGCTGCCGGCCTTCGGCATCCGTGATGTGGGCGGCGACGCCGGCCTGCTCGACCGGACGCTCGACGTGGCGCGCCATCTGGTGCTGCCGGCGGTGACGCTCGGCCTCTTCTTCACTGCGGTCTATGTGCGCATGACGCGGGCTTCCATGATCGAGGTGGCGCGGCAGGATTTCGTGAAGACCTGCCGGGCCAAGGGCCTGCCCGAGCGCGTGATCCTGCGCCGGCACGTGCTGCGCAACGCGGTGCTCCCCGTCGTCACCCTCGCCGGTCTTCAGGCCGGACAGATGGTGGGCGGCGCGGTGATGACAGAGACGGTGTTCGCCTGGCCGGGCATCGGCCGCCTCATGTACGAGGCGCTGATCCAGCGCGACTACAACCTGCTGCTCGGCGTCTTCGTGGTCTCTGCCGCCATGGTGGTGGTGTTCAACATCCTGACCGATCTCGTCTACCGCATGGTGGACCCGCGCATCGAGGTGTCGCGATGA